In one window of Flavobacterium ginsengisoli DNA:
- a CDS encoding recombinase family protein — protein MKTAKYIRVSTAEQNIDRQSTFNHIQYIDKCSGSIPFNERPSGIKLLKDISNKKISKLIVHSIDRLGRNAYDIQTTLNTLNNLNINVYVENIGLYSMIENKPNSIFKIITDVLSNVAEMEKISLIERQREGILIAKAKGIYKGRQLNTIETPQQFLSKYKESHLELIKDKNYSVRKLASITNLSNNTIVKIRKILLPQ, from the coding sequence ATGAAAACTGCCAAATATATTCGAGTTAGTACAGCTGAACAAAATATCGATAGACAATCAACCTTTAACCACATCCAATATATTGATAAGTGCAGTGGTTCAATTCCCTTTAATGAACGTCCTAGTGGGATAAAATTATTAAAAGATATATCAAATAAAAAAATTAGCAAACTAATAGTTCATTCAATTGATAGATTAGGTAGAAATGCTTACGACATTCAAACAACACTTAACACTTTAAATAATCTTAACATAAACGTATATGTAGAAAACATCGGCTTATATTCTATGATCGAAAACAAACCTAATTCCATATTCAAGATTATCACTGATGTTTTAAGTAATGTAGCCGAAATGGAAAAAATATCTTTAATTGAAAGACAAAGAGAAGGCATTTTAATTGCAAAAGCAAAAGGAATTTATAAAGGCAGACAATTAAATACTATTGAAACACCCCAGCAATTTTTATCCAAATATAAAGAATCACATTTAGAATTAATTAAGGACAAAAATTATTCTGTTAGAAAGCTGGCTTCAATTACTAATTTGTCAAACAATACAATAGTAAAAATTAGAAAAATATTATTGCCTCAATAG
- a CDS encoding Gfo/Idh/MocA family protein, with product MKNRSIKWGIVGLGNIASQFASDLLLIENAELTAVASRDFSKAEEFGGKFNALRMYNSYDLLFEDPEVEIVYIATPHNSHAELSIKALEKGKHVLCEKPMALSYKDAERMIEASKKHNTFFMEAFWTRFIPSVQDVLQKINKGAIGKVNYIKADFAFHGSEKENKRLFDKELGGGALFDIGVYPLFLSYIILGNPKEILAKAVKHKNDIDLQTSMILQYESGQSVLHASIVSESDMKAVISGTEGRIELNAPWFVADGYSLFKNEEKEATFTLPILGKGYSHEIIECQNCILNNEIESKLWSHQNCLELSSIVEVIKNQIMSAFLELNYFFVIKYLQLIIFH from the coding sequence ATGAAAAATAGAAGTATTAAGTGGGGAATAGTAGGATTGGGAAATATTGCAAGTCAGTTTGCATCAGATTTATTATTGATTGAAAATGCTGAACTGACAGCAGTTGCTTCTAGAGATTTTTCTAAAGCAGAGGAATTTGGCGGAAAATTCAATGCATTAAGAATGTATAATTCTTATGATTTGCTTTTTGAAGATCCAGAAGTTGAGATTGTGTATATCGCAACTCCTCATAATTCGCATGCCGAATTATCCATAAAAGCGTTAGAGAAAGGAAAACATGTTTTATGCGAAAAGCCAATGGCGCTATCTTACAAAGATGCCGAAAGAATGATTGAAGCTTCCAAAAAGCACAATACGTTTTTTATGGAAGCTTTTTGGACTCGATTTATTCCATCAGTTCAAGATGTTTTGCAAAAAATCAATAAAGGAGCAATCGGTAAAGTAAATTATATAAAAGCCGATTTTGCCTTTCATGGAAGTGAAAAAGAAAACAAAAGACTTTTTGATAAAGAACTAGGAGGTGGGGCATTATTTGATATTGGCGTTTATCCTTTATTTCTCTCCTATATAATATTAGGGAATCCGAAAGAGATTTTGGCGAAAGCAGTTAAACATAAAAACGATATTGATTTGCAGACTTCAATGATTTTGCAATACGAATCAGGGCAATCAGTTTTACATGCTTCTATAGTTTCAGAATCTGATATGAAAGCTGTGATTTCTGGAACAGAAGGAAGAATAGAGTTGAATGCGCCATGGTTTGTTGCCGATGGTTATTCTCTATTTAAAAATGAAGAAAAAGAAGCAACTTTTACTTTACCAATTTTAGGAAAAGGATATTCTCATGAAATTATCGAATGCCAAAATTGTATTTTGAATAATGAAATTGAGAGCAAATTGTGGTCACATCAGAATTGTTTGGAGTTGAGTAGTATTGTGGAAGTGATTAAAAATCAAATTATGTCAGCCTTTTTAGAATTAAATTATTTTTTTGTAATAAAATATTTACAATTAATTATTTTTCATTAG
- a CDS encoding ammonium transporter: protein MRKIILSVILITILVLTFISNFIIADNPIPAEAVKFDTGDTAWMIVATAFVLLMTPGLGFFYGGMVGKKNVISTMLQSFMAMVIVTILWTVVAFGLAFGPTIGGIIGNPSQNLFFAGVGTNTAWSLAPTIPFILFALFQAKFAIITPALITGAFAERIRFWAYLLFMVLFIILIYAPLAHMTWHPDGVFFKMGVLDFAGGTVVHMSAGWAALAGAMFLGKRKVQKVNPARITYVLLGTGLLWFGWFGFNAGSALGANGLAAQALGTTTVAAAAAAMAWVFLDKILGHKLSALGACIGAVVGLVAITPAAGFVSIPHAIFIGLFSAIVSNIVVSKFPKGKIDDALDVFACHGVGGMVGMLLTGVFASKAVNPAVGDNQGLIFGTPTLFINQLTALVIVSIFAFVASYALFFIVNKITPLRVTEEKEELGLDISQHGEFL, encoded by the coding sequence ATGCGAAAAATTATTTTAAGTGTGATTCTTATCACGATTTTGGTACTAACCTTTATTTCAAATTTTATTATTGCAGACAACCCAATTCCTGCAGAAGCTGTAAAATTTGATACTGGAGATACTGCCTGGATGATCGTTGCAACTGCTTTTGTATTGTTAATGACACCTGGATTAGGATTTTTCTACGGAGGTATGGTAGGTAAGAAAAACGTAATTAGTACTATGCTTCAAAGTTTTATGGCAATGGTAATTGTTACTATTCTATGGACAGTTGTTGCTTTTGGATTGGCTTTTGGACCAACAATTGGTGGAATTATAGGAAACCCATCTCAGAATTTATTCTTTGCAGGAGTTGGAACTAACACAGCTTGGAGTCTTGCACCAACAATTCCATTTATTTTATTCGCATTATTTCAGGCAAAATTCGCCATCATTACTCCTGCATTAATTACAGGTGCTTTTGCAGAACGTATTCGTTTCTGGGCTTATCTGTTATTCATGGTTTTATTCATTATCTTAATATATGCTCCTCTTGCTCATATGACATGGCACCCTGATGGAGTTTTCTTCAAAATGGGAGTTCTGGACTTCGCCGGAGGAACAGTAGTGCATATGAGCGCTGGATGGGCTGCTTTGGCTGGAGCTATGTTCTTAGGAAAAAGAAAAGTTCAAAAAGTTAATCCTGCTAGAATTACTTATGTATTATTAGGAACAGGTTTACTTTGGTTCGGATGGTTTGGTTTTAACGCTGGATCTGCTTTAGGAGCAAATGGTCTTGCTGCTCAAGCTTTAGGAACAACAACTGTTGCTGCCGCTGCCGCTGCTATGGCTTGGGTTTTCCTTGATAAAATTTTAGGACATAAATTATCTGCTCTAGGAGCTTGTATCGGAGCTGTTGTTGGTCTTGTTGCTATTACACCTGCTGCTGGTTTCGTAAGTATTCCTCACGCAATCTTCATTGGTTTATTCTCTGCAATTGTAAGTAATATCGTAGTAAGCAAATTCCCTAAAGGAAAAATCGATGATGCTCTTGATGTATTTGCTTGTCACGGTGTTGGTGGTATGGTAGGTATGCTTTTAACTGGAGTTTTCGCTTCAAAAGCAGTTAATCCTGCAGTTGGAGATAATCAAGGTTTAATCTTCGGAACTCCAACATTGTTCATTAACCAATTAACTGCTTTAGTGATTGTTTCAATCTTTGCCTTTGTAGCTTCTTACGCTTTATTCTTCATTGTAAACAAAATTACTCCTCTAAGAGTTACTGAAGAAAAAGAAGAACTAGGATTAGACATCTCTCAACACGGAGAATTCTTATAA